One Vibrio campbellii CAIM 519 = NBRC 15631 = ATCC 25920 genomic window carries:
- a CDS encoding MATE family efflux transporter, translating into MNLDIIEKRIPSSILKSAIPAIAAMIIMSMVSIVDGFFIGSYLGKSALAAVNLGLPILYIFLGVGLMTGVGGAIQSIRALGSQEFEQANNGFNQTLASVLISLAGLSLCFSFFLEPLSHLFDVDNTVKTEFLNYYFWMVFAYPFSILNVIYGIFARAEGKPILAFKLSLLSLLLNVILNYLFVAVFNAGIAGIAIASIIAVLLCQCFGLAYFKFKSKHFGFARFDLQRVFCANMLKNGSSEFIAQISLCFTIAALNAAIIKVSGVTGVAAMTVVSYTSMIFSMIVSGFNQGVGPLIGFYVGAKRFELAKKLRNTTILYVVMLGAALWLLLSIFHQDYGQFFVDNSDVNALISKGLPICALAFLFLGFNMTSTSYFTASGKAKQSSFIASLRSLVVLMPCVIVLPSLFGMDGVWLIAPTTELITMLASIYLLVMHDKDVKNIIKEASAQSSFRQKNLLLT; encoded by the coding sequence ATGAACTTGGACATTATCGAAAAACGGATACCTTCTTCCATTTTAAAGTCAGCCATTCCTGCCATTGCGGCCATGATTATTATGTCCATGGTCAGTATCGTAGACGGCTTTTTTATCGGTAGTTATCTCGGTAAATCCGCACTTGCAGCGGTTAATTTAGGTTTACCTATTCTGTATATTTTTCTTGGTGTTGGCTTAATGACGGGAGTGGGCGGTGCCATCCAAAGTATTCGTGCCCTTGGCAGTCAAGAATTTGAACAGGCAAACAACGGCTTTAATCAAACCCTTGCGAGTGTTCTTATCTCATTAGCAGGATTAAGTTTGTGTTTTTCTTTTTTTCTAGAGCCGCTTAGCCATTTGTTCGACGTCGATAACACCGTCAAAACTGAATTCCTTAACTACTATTTTTGGATGGTTTTTGCCTATCCCTTTTCAATTCTTAATGTCATTTATGGCATTTTTGCGCGAGCAGAAGGCAAACCCATTTTAGCCTTCAAACTCTCGCTTTTATCTCTGCTACTCAATGTTATTTTAAACTATTTGTTTGTTGCGGTGTTTAACGCTGGGATAGCCGGTATTGCTATTGCCTCCATCATTGCAGTGCTGCTTTGTCAGTGTTTTGGCCTCGCCTACTTTAAGTTTAAATCAAAGCATTTCGGCTTCGCTCGCTTTGATTTACAGCGTGTCTTTTGCGCCAATATGCTCAAAAATGGTAGCTCTGAGTTTATCGCTCAAATATCTCTTTGCTTTACCATCGCAGCACTGAATGCCGCCATCATTAAAGTAAGCGGGGTGACAGGCGTTGCAGCCATGACGGTGGTCAGCTACACCTCGATGATTTTCTCCATGATAGTGAGTGGATTTAATCAAGGTGTTGGACCTTTAATTGGCTTCTATGTGGGCGCAAAACGTTTCGAACTGGCTAAGAAGCTTCGTAATACCACCATACTGTATGTAGTGATGCTTGGCGCTGCCCTGTGGCTGTTGTTATCCATATTTCATCAAGATTACGGGCAATTTTTTGTCGATAATAGTGATGTGAATGCGCTGATTTCAAAAGGTTTACCCATTTGTGCATTAGCTTTTCTGTTTCTCGGATTCAATATGACAAGCACCAGTTACTTTACTGCCAGCGGCAAAGCCAAACAGTCGTCTTTCATCGCATCATTGAGAAGCCTTGTTGTCTTAATGCCTTGTGTTATTGTGTTACCGTCACTATTTGGTATGGATGGCGTTTGGTTAATCGCGCCCACAACAGAGCTTATCACTATGCTAGCGTCAATCTATTTGCTTGTGATGCATGACAAAGATGTCAAAAATATAATAAAAGAGGCATCAGCTCAGTCGTCTTTTCGGCAGAAGAATTTACTCCTAACTTAA
- a CDS encoding glutathione S-transferase family protein, protein MFKLYYYPNSASLAPHFLLQHVKADFELLLVDKKAQSHKKKDYLRLNPAGRIPTLIVDGQAVFESVAICIHICELHPESGLMPALGDAKRPLFFQWLAFLNNTLQSELMIRYYPKRHTTSELGASDIVSAQNSRIMEVLPILDEQLKQHEYLIGNELTACDYFLFMLAGWLPEEAHVESYQHLSDYLKRLCRNPVIRAVCDFEGIDLTPFESYS, encoded by the coding sequence TTGTTCAAGCTTTACTACTATCCAAACAGCGCGAGTTTGGCTCCACACTTTCTATTGCAGCATGTGAAAGCTGACTTTGAATTGTTGTTGGTAGACAAGAAGGCTCAATCCCACAAAAAGAAAGACTATCTCAGATTGAACCCTGCGGGTCGTATTCCAACTCTGATTGTCGATGGGCAGGCGGTTTTTGAAAGTGTTGCGATCTGTATTCATATTTGTGAATTACACCCTGAATCAGGGTTAATGCCAGCATTGGGTGATGCAAAGCGTCCTTTATTCTTTCAATGGCTAGCATTTCTTAACAATACGCTACAGTCAGAATTAATGATTCGCTATTACCCAAAGCGTCACACAACTAGTGAACTAGGGGCTTCAGATATAGTCTCGGCTCAAAACTCTCGCATTATGGAAGTTTTACCCATTCTTGATGAGCAACTTAAGCAACATGAATACTTAATCGGAAATGAGTTAACTGCATGCGATTACTTTCTGTTCATGTTGGCTGGGTGGCTACCAGAAGAGGCGCATGTGGAGAGTTATCAGCACTTATCGGATTATCTGAAACGTCTCTGTCGTAATCCAGTAATAAGAGCCGTTTGTGATTTTGAGGGGATTGATCTTACACCCTTTGAGTCATACTCATAA
- a CDS encoding DJ-1/PfpI family protein, with translation MTKRTLVLLYPGAISYEVMYAIECLGAYGKVDITTPENHNHTDSSGLRICPTVNFEDVCITDYQALLIPGGNPDSIMGSDQIASFIQKAHESSLVIGGICAGVLVLARAGILKGVKITHNYTEKYAPESSVQLTRPYWEGAIYEESLVQVDKRIVTAMPNGYVDFGLAVAEALELLDRKQKQFILSYHKQGAH, from the coding sequence ATGACAAAGAGAACACTGGTTTTACTCTATCCGGGGGCTATTTCCTATGAAGTAATGTACGCGATTGAGTGTTTAGGAGCGTATGGGAAAGTTGATATCACCACCCCAGAGAATCATAATCATACCGATTCCTCAGGTCTAAGAATTTGCCCCACCGTTAACTTTGAGGACGTATGTATTACGGACTATCAAGCTCTTCTGATCCCTGGAGGAAATCCCGATTCAATAATGGGAAGCGACCAAATTGCTAGTTTCATCCAGAAAGCCCATGAATCATCACTAGTTATTGGTGGCATATGTGCGGGAGTATTAGTCTTAGCAAGAGCTGGCATTCTAAAGGGTGTCAAAATTACCCATAATTATACGGAAAAATACGCCCCAGAATCTTCGGTACAGCTCACTCGACCATATTGGGAGGGAGCGATCTATGAAGAGTCTTTAGTTCAAGTCGACAAGCGCATAGTGACAGCGATGCCCAATGGGTACGTTGATTTTGGGCTAGCGGTGGCTGAAGCACTAGAGTTGCTAGATCGTAAGCAAAAACAGTTTATTCTGAGCTATCACAAGCAAGGTGCTCATTAA
- the def gene encoding peptide deformylase: protein MAVLEILTAPDPRLKVKAEKVRDITTVQTLIDDMLETLYATDNGIGLASTQVGRKEAVVIIDLSESRDEPLILVNPEVISGSDKALGQEGCLSVPDYYADVERFTSVVVSALDREGKPITIESDEFLAIVMQHEIDHLSGNLFIDYLSPLKRQMAMKKVKKYVNAHS from the coding sequence ATGGCAGTTTTAGAAATCCTAACGGCACCAGATCCAAGGCTTAAGGTCAAAGCGGAAAAGGTGCGAGATATTACGACGGTACAAACATTAATAGACGATATGTTGGAAACGCTGTATGCGACTGACAATGGTATCGGTTTGGCGTCGACTCAAGTTGGTCGTAAAGAGGCTGTTGTTATTATCGACCTTTCAGAAAGTCGAGATGAACCGCTAATTTTAGTTAACCCAGAAGTGATTAGTGGCTCGGATAAAGCATTGGGTCAAGAGGGTTGTTTATCAGTTCCTGATTACTATGCAGACGTAGAGCGTTTTACTTCAGTTGTTGTATCTGCTTTAGATCGCGAAGGTAAGCCAATTACCATCGAAAGTGATGAGTTTCTAGCCATCGTAATGCAGCACGAAATAGATCATTTGTCGGGTAATCTGTTTATTGATTATCTTTCGCCACTTAAGCGTCAAATGGCTATGAAAAAGGTTAAAAAGTACGTTAATGCGCACTCTTAA
- a CDS encoding class I SAM-dependent methyltransferase codes for MNMKQNYQVHEDMYVEARQAGWKGWGGNERMSKAVLVERFLELFKRPVQGKLLELGCGEGHHCRAFQKLGFEVTGIDISPTAIEWAKEKARATGVEGNYYLADLTVASLELPERYDVVIDGNCLHCIIGADRVIFLSHVYRSLSENGVFFVSSFCSKNEISYETYRDGSPYRHVTSENDLVVELEKAGFQVLHVSVYERESSNHITVYAIKA; via the coding sequence ATGAATATGAAACAAAACTACCAAGTTCATGAAGACATGTATGTTGAAGCTCGCCAAGCTGGCTGGAAAGGTTGGGGTGGCAACGAGCGAATGTCTAAAGCAGTTTTAGTGGAGCGTTTTCTCGAGCTATTTAAACGACCTGTGCAAGGTAAACTGCTCGAATTAGGTTGCGGTGAAGGACATCATTGCAGAGCCTTCCAGAAGTTGGGCTTTGAGGTGACAGGTATAGATATTTCACCAACCGCAATCGAATGGGCAAAGGAAAAAGCCAGAGCAACAGGAGTCGAGGGTAATTATTATTTAGCGGACCTAACGGTAGCGTCTCTTGAACTTCCAGAACGTTATGATGTTGTTATTGACGGTAATTGCTTGCATTGCATTATCGGTGCAGATCGAGTCATATTCTTGAGTCATGTTTATCGTTCACTGTCTGAAAACGGGGTGTTTTTTGTCAGTAGCTTTTGCTCTAAAAATGAAATTAGCTATGAAACTTATAGAGATGGCAGTCCATATCGTCATGTTACCTCTGAAAATGATCTAGTTGTTGAACTAGAGAAAGCAGGGTTCCAAGTGCTTCATGTCAGTGTTTATGAGCGTGAAAGTTCAAACCACATAACGGTGTATGCGATAAAAGCATAA
- a CDS encoding GNAT family N-acetyltransferase, whose product MIKTERLELRKFAQQDRSEVIKLLGNADFMAFSPTGAMTHDQADTRFEELVSAFQNKGIGKFCVVERTTGELVGYCGIESFNYKGESVVELGYRLKVSARGKGYAFEASSAVLSFARQMGYTKVLALTEPENIPSQHILLKLGFKECGEGYYQNMPVQYFEKCI is encoded by the coding sequence GTGATTAAAACGGAACGTTTGGAGCTTAGAAAGTTTGCTCAGCAAGACCGTAGTGAAGTAATAAAATTACTAGGAAATGCTGATTTTATGGCGTTTTCTCCAACTGGCGCAATGACACATGACCAAGCAGATACGCGTTTTGAAGAGCTTGTTAGTGCATTTCAAAACAAAGGTATCGGAAAGTTTTGTGTTGTGGAACGTACGACTGGCGAGCTAGTAGGTTATTGTGGAATAGAATCATTTAACTATAAAGGCGAAAGCGTAGTCGAACTTGGATATCGGCTAAAGGTTTCAGCTCGAGGTAAAGGGTACGCATTCGAAGCAAGTTCTGCTGTCCTCTCTTTTGCCCGTCAAATGGGTTATACGAAAGTTCTTGCTTTAACTGAACCTGAAAACATACCTTCTCAGCACATACTTCTTAAACTTGGGTTCAAGGAGTGTGGTGAAGGTTACTATCAAAATATGCCAGTTCAGTACTTCGAAAAATGCATATAA
- a CDS encoding GrpB family protein — MEFYKADEYQTSCENLYRKYELEIAALLPDASIEHIGASSIPNAVSKGDLDILVGVNGKELENAVKLLSTLGFKEKSDTLRTPELCMLENSSGEDVVFQVVANGSEFDFFVGFRDKLRRSPELVQRYNELKMSCTGWSHEEYRRKKSAFIERVLGQA, encoded by the coding sequence ATGGAGTTTTACAAAGCAGATGAATATCAGACATCTTGCGAAAACCTGTATCGTAAGTACGAACTTGAGATAGCTGCTTTACTTCCAGATGCATCTATTGAGCATATTGGAGCTTCCTCAATCCCTAATGCTGTATCTAAAGGTGACCTAGACATACTTGTTGGTGTTAACGGCAAGGAACTTGAGAATGCAGTAAAGTTACTTTCTACTCTAGGTTTCAAAGAAAAATCCGATACGTTAAGAACTCCGGAGCTTTGCATGCTGGAAAATAGCTCAGGTGAGGATGTCGTTTTTCAAGTTGTAGCCAATGGTTCGGAATTTGACTTTTTTGTGGGGTTTAGAGACAAACTCCGTAGAAGTCCTGAGTTAGTTCAACGATACAATGAGCTGAAAATGTCTTGTACAGGTTGGTCTCACGAAGAGTATCGTCGGAAAAAATCAGCTTTTATTGAGCGTGTGTTAGGACAGGCATAA
- a CDS encoding GNAT family N-acetyltransferase produces MSIELRKINHDNFYEICQLKVAKSQLNHVDSNAVSLAEANFMDFPWFRGIYADDKPIGFILVNADISADKLFLWRFMLDQAQQSKGYGRRAIELLSSELLNEFGASALYTSVVDGTGGPKGFYLNCGFIPTGNLVAGREIELSRTLEPQT; encoded by the coding sequence ATGAGCATAGAGCTAAGAAAAATTAACCATGATAATTTCTATGAAATCTGCCAGTTGAAAGTTGCTAAAAGTCAATTAAATCATGTTGATAGCAATGCTGTTTCATTGGCTGAAGCGAACTTTATGGATTTTCCTTGGTTTCGTGGCATCTATGCTGATGATAAGCCAATAGGTTTCATCTTGGTAAACGCAGACATTTCCGCAGATAAACTTTTCCTTTGGCGTTTCATGCTAGATCAGGCACAACAGTCAAAAGGTTATGGTCGTAGAGCTATCGAGTTGTTAAGTTCAGAGTTGCTTAACGAGTTTGGAGCATCGGCTCTTTATACAAGTGTTGTAGATGGCACTGGTGGTCCAAAAGGTTTCTACTTAAATTGTGGTTTTATTCCTACTGGAAACTTAGTCGCAGGTAGGGAAATAGAGTTGAGCAGAACTCTTGAGCCCCAAACATAA
- a CDS encoding GrpB family protein: MQFYKADEYQASCESLYRKYALEIAALLPDASIEHIGSSSIPNAVSKCDLDILVGVNGKELENAVKLLSTLGFNEKSDTLRTPELCMLENSSGEDVAFQVVATGSEFEFFVGFRDKLRKSPELVQRYNELKMSCTGWSQEEYRREKSAFIEHVLGQA; the protein is encoded by the coding sequence ATGCAGTTTTACAAAGCAGATGAATATCAGGCATCTTGTGAAAGCCTATATCGTAAGTATGCACTTGAGATAGCTGCTTTACTTCCAGATGCATCTATTGAGCACATTGGATCTTCCTCTATCCCTAATGCCGTATCTAAGTGTGACCTAGACATACTTGTTGGCGTCAACGGCAAGGAACTAGAGAACGCAGTAAAGTTACTTTCTACTCTAGGCTTCAACGAAAAATCCGATACGTTAAGAACTCCAGAGCTTTGCATGCTGGAAAATAGTTCAGGTGAGGATGTCGCTTTTCAAGTTGTAGCTACTGGTTCGGAGTTTGAGTTTTTTGTGGGGTTTAGAGACAAACTCCGTAAAAGTCCTGAGTTAGTTCAACGATACAATGAGCTGAAAATGTCTTGTACAGGTTGGTCTCAAGAAGAGTATCGTAGGGAGAAATCAGCTTTTATTGAGCACGTGTTAGGACAGGCATAA
- a CDS encoding GNAT family N-acetyltransferase has protein sequence MELVVPSQEFKSAFERFYEDFAQNDVENAEYYLEGKVDFSKYVQRLGDEATGINLRDGYVPCSHFWLIDSTRSILGAIRVRHNIDNDFLSLEGGHIGYDIAPSYRRKGNGKLMLKLALSKASALGIERALLTADEDNFASRGVIEANGGEFEKIVIGKVFPNPLARYWVSCK, from the coding sequence ATGGAGTTAGTTGTACCATCGCAAGAGTTTAAGTCTGCGTTTGAACGGTTCTATGAGGACTTTGCTCAAAACGATGTTGAAAATGCAGAGTATTACCTTGAAGGTAAAGTTGATTTTTCCAAATATGTTCAGCGCTTGGGTGACGAAGCTACGGGTATAAACTTACGTGACGGTTATGTACCATGTAGTCATTTCTGGCTGATAGATAGTACAAGGTCTATTCTCGGAGCTATTCGGGTTCGCCATAATATCGACAATGATTTCCTCTCTTTAGAAGGTGGGCATATTGGTTACGATATAGCCCCCTCATATCGTAGGAAGGGTAACGGTAAGTTAATGCTGAAGTTGGCGCTTTCGAAAGCTTCCGCTCTTGGCATCGAGCGAGCACTGCTGACTGCTGATGAAGATAACTTTGCATCGCGTGGTGTTATCGAAGCTAACGGTGGTGAGTTTGAAAAAATCGTTATAGGTAAGGTGTTTCCAAATCCTTTGGCTAGGTATTGGGTCAGCTGTAAGTAA
- a CDS encoding S66 family peptidase, with translation MKYPVPLGKGSRVAVTAFSSGVPSSLHKRLNIVIENLKKQDFEVIEGECLRENTKHVSACAKHRAAEFMRFLCDDSINAVVPPWGGEFAMDILPLLDYEKLQIVKPKWILGYSDVSTVSTALMTKLGWVTVHCSNLMDLHPNEPDWLTSSTLNWLTKDEGSSFEQHSSKYYQIDGTSFSDDPNFTLNTTEPTVWKVSGNKEIVFSGRLVGGCFDTMMHLIGTEYFDIHLLHKRFKNDGLILYLENVEMSPTVFKRALQSLKYKGVFELCNGLLIGRSSVLDKCGKDITIEEALTEVTKDLEIPVVYDVDIGHLPPNMTILNGSYAEVVVNGNAGKIRQTLK, from the coding sequence ATGAAGTATCCAGTTCCATTAGGTAAAGGTAGTAGAGTTGCTGTTACAGCATTCTCCTCAGGTGTTCCAAGCTCGCTTCACAAGCGTTTGAACATTGTAATCGAAAACCTAAAAAAACAAGATTTTGAAGTAATTGAAGGCGAATGCTTACGTGAAAATACGAAACATGTGAGTGCTTGTGCTAAGCATCGGGCAGCGGAATTTATGCGATTTCTGTGTGATGATAGCATTAATGCGGTTGTACCTCCTTGGGGAGGTGAGTTTGCAATGGATATACTCCCGCTACTTGACTACGAGAAATTGCAAATCGTTAAGCCCAAATGGATTTTGGGGTATTCAGATGTAAGTACGGTTTCTACGGCTTTAATGACAAAACTCGGTTGGGTAACGGTTCATTGCTCGAACCTAATGGATCTCCATCCTAATGAGCCTGATTGGCTCACATCTAGTACCTTGAATTGGTTAACAAAGGATGAAGGTTCATCTTTTGAACAGCATTCATCGAAGTACTATCAAATAGATGGTACTTCATTTTCAGATGATCCTAACTTTACTTTAAATACAACAGAGCCGACAGTCTGGAAGGTATCGGGAAATAAAGAGATTGTATTCAGTGGTCGCCTTGTTGGGGGCTGTTTTGACACCATGATGCACTTAATTGGCACTGAATATTTTGATATTCATCTTTTGCACAAAAGATTCAAAAACGATGGTCTCATCCTCTATTTAGAAAACGTAGAAATGTCTCCAACAGTTTTTAAGCGAGCACTTCAAAGCTTAAAATATAAAGGTGTATTTGAACTCTGCAATGGACTACTCATTGGCAGGAGTTCGGTACTAGATAAATGCGGCAAAGACATTACCATTGAAGAAGCGTTAACTGAAGTAACTAAGGACTTGGAGATTCCTGTTGTCTATGATGTTGATATTGGTCATTTACCGCCAAATATGACAATACTAAATGGCTCATATGCTGAGGTCGTTGTGAATGGTAACGCAGGTAAAATACGTCAAACGCTGAAATAA
- a CDS encoding GNAT family N-acetyltransferase — MEVVEADKSDLVSFFAYLEHQLSENGNGEVPLFQPMSREQSEVPEATKEKFIQGFSHEFGDVGWRKLWVVKDTYGSIKGHIDLRHYNDESRSHRVLLGMGVHVSCRKQGIGQRLIDAVISFCQEKAEIDWLDLCVLSENFPAKNLYLKSGFNVVGEFNDQYRIDGLSVSETAMTKCVKNYA, encoded by the coding sequence ATGGAAGTTGTAGAAGCGGATAAATCGGATTTAGTTTCATTCTTTGCGTATCTTGAACATCAGCTGTCTGAAAATGGTAATGGCGAAGTTCCTCTTTTTCAGCCAATGTCCAGAGAGCAAAGTGAAGTTCCAGAAGCAACAAAAGAAAAGTTTATCCAAGGTTTTTCCCATGAGTTTGGCGATGTAGGTTGGAGAAAGCTGTGGGTTGTAAAAGACACGTATGGAAGTATCAAAGGTCATATTGATCTTCGCCACTACAATGATGAAAGCCGTTCTCATCGAGTTCTACTCGGTATGGGTGTACATGTTTCTTGTAGGAAGCAAGGTATTGGTCAAAGACTCATTGATGCTGTGATAAGTTTCTGCCAAGAAAAAGCTGAAATTGACTGGCTGGATCTTTGTGTATTATCAGAGAATTTTCCAGCAAAGAACCTCTACTTAAAATCAGGGTTCAATGTTGTTGGAGAGTTCAACGATCAATATCGAATCGATGGTTTGTCAGTCTCGGAAACAGCAATGACAAAGTGCGTCAAAAATTACGCATAA
- a CDS encoding aminoglycoside phosphotransferase family protein → MEELQGGREGQIFRSENRVYRPRGKWSETVHCLLSYIAKNGFHAAPKPFGFDDKGNEVLSFVDGEVFNYPLKGNIATEEALTSAASLLRSYHDASSSFLSQHSNDTLEWMLPVREPIEVICHGDYAPYNVSLHGSKAVGIIDFDTAHPAPRVWDVAYALYCWAPFKTHKYDAMGDLSSQSLRAKQFCDAYGLPEIERQSIVQTMIDRVQALVDHMHSEARNGNQAFISNINDGHHLAYLADIEYLQSNGRYITEALMGKKCL, encoded by the coding sequence ATGGAAGAACTTCAAGGAGGGCGAGAGGGGCAAATTTTTCGCTCTGAAAATCGCGTTTACCGACCTCGTGGCAAGTGGTCTGAAACAGTGCATTGTTTACTCTCGTATATTGCCAAAAATGGATTTCATGCGGCTCCTAAGCCTTTCGGCTTTGATGATAAGGGCAACGAGGTCTTATCTTTTGTCGATGGTGAGGTCTTTAATTACCCGCTTAAAGGCAATATTGCTACAGAAGAAGCGCTGACTTCAGCAGCTAGTTTGCTTCGTTCATATCATGATGCGTCTAGTTCGTTCTTGTCACAACACTCAAATGACACATTAGAATGGATGCTCCCCGTTCGTGAGCCAATAGAAGTTATCTGTCACGGTGACTATGCACCATATAACGTGTCTCTGCACGGTTCAAAGGCGGTTGGTATTATTGACTTTGATACTGCACATCCAGCGCCTAGAGTTTGGGATGTTGCTTATGCTCTCTATTGTTGGGCTCCGTTTAAGACTCACAAGTACGATGCAATGGGTGATTTATCATCACAGTCATTACGAGCGAAACAGTTCTGTGATGCTTACGGTTTACCCGAAATAGAGCGTCAGAGTATAGTGCAAACAATGATAGATAGAGTTCAGGCTTTAGTTGACCATATGCACAGTGAAGCTCGTAATGGAAATCAAGCATTTATCTCTAATATCAATGATGGCCATCATCTCGCATATCTAGCAGATATCGAGTATCTGCAAAGTAACGGGCGGTACATCACAGAAGCTTTAATGGGCAAAAAGTGCTTATAA
- a CDS encoding GNAT family N-acetyltransferase: MLNIRHACIEDISVIKKLQFQLYEYHQANLPDDFLSPEEIEQKIDLHKIIESESSIFLVAEINGQLVGLVFGELWVRKSWTLKQRKIASIEQIVVDSCFRDQGVGLALIEAFEERAISNGGEELWLEVYSFNESALALYRKVGIAPKIQLGQKALA, encoded by the coding sequence ATGTTAAATATTCGCCATGCTTGCATTGAAGATATCAGTGTTATCAAGAAACTACAGTTTCAGCTTTATGAGTATCATCAAGCAAATTTACCTGACGACTTTTTATCACCGGAAGAAATTGAACAAAAAATAGACCTACACAAGATAATAGAAAGTGAAAGCTCAATTTTTCTAGTAGCCGAAATCAATGGTCAGTTAGTAGGTTTGGTTTTTGGTGAGCTATGGGTCCGTAAGTCTTGGACACTCAAACAGCGAAAAATCGCAAGCATTGAACAAATAGTAGTGGATTCATGTTTTAGAGACCAAGGCGTTGGACTGGCGCTAATAGAGGCATTTGAGGAAAGGGCTATTTCTAACGGCGGGGAAGAGCTGTGGTTAGAAGTATACTCTTTCAATGAATCAGCTCTAGCTTTGTATCGCAAAGTTGGTATTGCGCCCAAAATCCAACTGGGACAGAAAGCGCTAGCCTGA
- a CDS encoding NADPH-dependent FMN reductase, translating into MYILVVSSSLDPNSRSRQIAKLCIDELQSLDRQVKFVDLAELDVPNFDNDKIYHTEQYKALHKLTSEASGIVLCSPIYNWGCCSELKKYIEYVGSTPPDGSLTGALFDKVVTFVTSAGLPHSYMADSALSTSLSIDFKCVINPYNLYVHNRHWVNDTLSDERLPRLEKSMKVMDELCSLLSARTYKSGWEL; encoded by the coding sequence ATGTACATTTTGGTAGTAAGTTCGAGCTTGGATCCAAATAGTCGAAGTCGTCAAATCGCTAAGCTATGTATTGACGAACTACAATCGTTGGATAGACAAGTTAAATTTGTTGATTTGGCGGAACTTGATGTGCCAAATTTTGACAACGACAAAATATATCATACGGAACAATATAAGGCGTTACATAAGTTGACGTCTGAGGCGAGTGGTATTGTTTTATGCAGCCCAATTTATAACTGGGGATGTTGTTCTGAATTAAAGAAATACATTGAATATGTTGGGTCTACACCTCCTGATGGTAGCTTAACTGGCGCACTCTTCGATAAAGTGGTGACGTTTGTAACCTCAGCGGGGCTACCTCATAGTTACATGGCTGATTCTGCGCTCTCGACGTCACTAAGCATTGATTTCAAGTGTGTTATCAATCCTTACAACTTGTATGTTCATAATCGTCACTGGGTCAATGATACCCTTTCGGATGAAAGGCTACCCAGGCTTGAAAAATCTATGAAAGTAATGGATGAGCTCTGTAGTTTATTGAGTGCTAGAACATATAAGTCTGGGTGGGAACTGTAA
- a CDS encoding glutathione S-transferase family protein, with translation MEVSLYSAKGSNSAERVEWVLNFKGIDYERIEISSDELATTYLDINPFGYVPSLRVDGSIFSESMAIVEYLEERFPYPGLFGKSLNEKTLIRRVCEYVNSSIHSPQNRTVLRFMRPELDETSKRELRGVWIMRCLEKLSASICRESGFAVGKDFSVADIFVASIYKKALQHGCTRNSFYDKHLMYIRANDRVVVSEPQA, from the coding sequence ATGGAAGTATCGCTGTACAGCGCAAAGGGATCGAATAGCGCTGAAAGGGTGGAGTGGGTCCTCAATTTTAAGGGGATAGATTACGAAAGAATTGAGATTAGCTCTGACGAACTAGCGACGACATACCTAGATATAAATCCGTTTGGCTATGTCCCATCTCTTCGCGTCGATGGTTCGATATTTTCTGAATCAATGGCAATTGTTGAGTATTTGGAAGAACGCTTTCCTTATCCAGGCTTGTTTGGCAAAAGCCTTAATGAAAAAACACTCATCCGTAGAGTTTGTGAATACGTAAACTCTAGTATTCACTCTCCCCAAAACAGGACTGTATTAAGGTTCATGCGCCCAGAGCTAGATGAGACGTCAAAGCGTGAACTTCGTGGAGTTTGGATTATGCGGTGCCTAGAAAAGTTAAGTGCGTCGATCTGTCGAGAGTCAGGGTTTGCAGTAGGCAAGGACTTCAGCGTAGCCGACATATTTGTGGCTTCAATCTACAAAAAAGCGTTGCAACATGGTTGTACTAGAAACAGCTTTTACGACAAGCATTTGATGTACATAAGGGCAAATGACCGTGTCGTGGTTTCAGAACCACAAGCATAA